One window from the genome of Pandoraea fibrosis encodes:
- a CDS encoding LapA family protein: MKLIVWIVRLIVFVVLLCLALANTGEVTLNLFLGHTWTAPLIMIGLAFFVVGGVIGVLATLPSLMRQRLELRRSRRDLARAQRDPEASDQPPMLPPV, from the coding sequence ATGAAGCTGATTGTTTGGATCGTTCGTCTCATCGTGTTCGTGGTGTTGCTGTGCCTCGCGCTCGCCAACACGGGCGAGGTTACGTTGAACCTGTTCCTGGGTCATACGTGGACAGCGCCGCTCATCATGATCGGTCTGGCGTTTTTCGTGGTCGGTGGCGTCATTGGTGTGCTCGCCACCTTGCCGAGCCTGATGCGCCAACGCCTGGAGTTGCGCCGCTCGCGACGCGATCTGGCGCGTGCGCAGCGGGACCCCGAGGCAAGCGATCAACCGCCGATGCTGCCGCCCGTCTAA
- a CDS encoding integration host factor subunit beta yields the protein MTKSELVNQLAARFPQLVLKDADFAVKTILDAMADALARGHRIEIRGFGSFGLNRRPPRVGRNPKSGEKVLVPEKFVPHFKPGKELRERVDHKASDQ from the coding sequence ATGACCAAGTCTGAATTGGTCAACCAGTTGGCGGCGCGGTTCCCCCAGTTGGTGCTCAAGGACGCCGATTTCGCGGTGAAGACAATTCTCGACGCGATGGCTGACGCGCTTGCGCGCGGTCATCGAATCGAGATCCGCGGATTCGGTAGTTTTGGGCTCAACCGTCGGCCACCGCGCGTCGGCCGCAACCCGAAGTCGGGCGAGAAAGTGTTGGTGCCGGAGAAATTCGTGCCTCACTTCAAGCCAGGCAAGGAGTTGCGAGAGCGGGTTGATCACAAGGCGTCGGACCAATAA